From a region of the Nerophis lumbriciformis linkage group LG06, RoL_Nlum_v2.1, whole genome shotgun sequence genome:
- the LOC133608949 gene encoding adhesion G protein-coupled receptor G3-like, with the protein VEVRPTVDHDVRMPSSALQRAASGERSGGVVVEVVKVVVVVTVLDSKHFQPPRRKRGRRVGATHTVLGDTVLVVQAGSSPLQNLSEPIIMSFKHNNTAGEGRCVFWEESAQEEGTGSWSSDGCDTNDSGSHFVCRCNHLSFFAVLVNADVSLSKEDAVNLSWITMVGSSLSAFFSALSLFLYVCLHKRQPERGVVLHVHLTVALLCLHLCFLACSLGARRAGAWPCGALGLLLHWSLLATVTWSALEGFHLYLLLVRVFNIYIRRYLLKLSVVGWGLPTLVSLVCGLLQVYGKYQLQFPDANNQTFTLQICWMSSESTHMKAVILGTSVVFPSLVVLFNSCMLALVVRKLRAGGGWQKKAKGGGGRLWKDSVSVVALSCLLGLPWGLLSVTYVSLAGIYLFTVLNSLQGVFVFLWSLALTCKSSSDTSSSSGDTSSQRIITTSFNN; encoded by the exons GTGGAGGTGCGTCCCACGGTGGACCACGACGTCCGCATGCCGTCGTCGGCCCTCCAGAGAGCGGCGAGTGGCGAGAGGAGCGGTGGTGTGGTGGTGGAGGTGGtgaaggtggtggtggtggtcacCGTCCTGGACAGCAAACACTTCCAG CCTCCAAGGAGGAAACGTGGAAGACGAGTGGGAGCGACACACACCGTGTTGGGGGACACCGTGCTGGTGGTGCAGGCAGGAAGTTCCCCGCTGCAGAACCTCTCAGAACCAATCATCATGTCCTTCAAGCACAACAACACG GCGGGTGAGGGCAGGTGTGTGTTTTGGGAGGAGTCGGCCCAGGAAGAAGGGACAG GCTCCTGGAGCTCAGACGGCTGCGACACCAACGACTCAGGAAGTCACTTTGTGTGCCGCTGCAACCACCTCAGCTTCTTTGCTGTACTCGTG AACGCCGACGTGTCTCTGAGCAAAGAAGACGCCGTCAACTTGAGTTGGATCACAATGGTGGGATCGTCTCTCTCCGCCTTCTTCTCCGCCCTCAGCCTGTTCCTCTACGTCTGCCTGCA CAAGCGTCAGCCTGAGCGAGGCGTGGTTCTGCACGTGCACCTGACGGTGGCGCTGCTGTGCCTGCACCTGTGCTTCCTGGCATGCAGCCTGGGGGCCCGCAGGGCCGGGGCCTGGCCGTGCGGGGCCCTGGGCCTCCTCCTGCACTGGTCCCTGCTGGCCACCGTCACCTGGTCGGCTCTGGAGGGCTTCCACCTGTACCTGCTGCTGGTGCGGGTCTTCAACATCTACATCAGGAGATACCTGCTCAAACTGAGTGTGGTGGGCTGGG GTCTGCCCACGCTGGTCTCTCTGGTCTGTGGCCTCCTCCAAGTCTACGGCAAGTACCAGCTGCAGTTTCCTGACGCCAACAATCAAACTTTTACGCTGCAGAT ATGCTGGATGAGCAGCGAGTCCACTCACATGAAGGCCGTGATCCTGGGCACCTCGGTGGTCTTCCCCAGCCTGGTGGTGCTCTTCAACTCCTGCATGCTGGCCCTGGTGGTCCGCAAGCTGCGGGCTGGTGGAGGCTGGCAGAAGAAGGCCAAAGGTGGTGGGGGCCGCCTGTGGAAGGACAGCGTGAGTGTGGTGGCCCTCAGCTGCCTGCTGGGGCTCCCTTGGGGCCTGCTGAGCGTCACCTACGTGTCACTGGCTGGCATCTACCTCTTCACCGTGCTCAACTCACTGCAGG GTGTCTTCGTCTTCTTGTGGTCTTTGGCTCTCACCTGCAAGTCTTCGTCTGACACGTCCTCATCTTCAGGTGACACTTCCTCTCAGAGGATCATCACCACCTCCTTCAACAACTGA